A section of the Subtercola frigoramans genome encodes:
- a CDS encoding LacI family DNA-binding transcriptional regulator, with amino-acid sequence MPGIEAVAKLAGVSTATVSRALSGNGHVSPSTRVRVHEAARELGYVVSSSASSLASGRTKNVGVVVPFLSRWFYSSVLEGAGAALLRNGYDLTLYGLSGGDDERTSVFEHFLLRKRVDAVLALTIELNESELQSLLDLHKPIVGIGGPLKGVQTLSVDDVAVAMLATEHLLGLGHTRIGMIGGASRFELDFHLPTNRRAGYEDALRLAGVQPDPPLFRPADFTIRGGYEAARELLVDPPNRPTAIFAASDEMAIGSILAARDLGLSVPRDVSVIGIDGHEHSEFFGLTTMAQFPRRQGEQAVEMLMDRLHPGRRDPLPTNIPLPVELIVRTSTAPPAG; translated from the coding sequence ATGCCCGGAATCGAAGCCGTCGCCAAGCTCGCCGGCGTGTCAACGGCGACCGTTTCCCGCGCGCTGAGCGGCAATGGGCACGTCTCCCCGTCGACTCGGGTCCGGGTGCACGAAGCGGCACGGGAACTCGGCTACGTCGTCTCGTCGTCGGCGTCGAGCCTCGCCAGCGGCCGAACGAAGAATGTCGGCGTGGTCGTACCGTTCCTGAGCCGCTGGTTCTACTCCTCGGTGCTCGAGGGGGCAGGGGCCGCGCTCCTTCGCAACGGCTACGATCTCACCCTGTACGGCCTGAGCGGCGGAGACGACGAGCGCACGAGCGTCTTCGAGCACTTCCTGCTGCGAAAACGCGTCGACGCCGTTCTCGCCCTCACCATCGAACTCAACGAGAGCGAGCTCCAGAGCCTGCTCGACCTGCACAAGCCGATCGTCGGCATCGGCGGCCCACTCAAGGGCGTGCAGACGCTCAGTGTCGACGACGTGGCCGTAGCCATGCTCGCGACCGAACACCTGCTCGGCCTCGGACACACCCGCATCGGGATGATCGGCGGCGCCTCGCGCTTCGAACTCGACTTCCACCTGCCCACCAACCGCAGGGCCGGCTACGAAGACGCTCTTCGGCTCGCCGGCGTGCAGCCCGACCCCCCGCTCTTTCGGCCAGCCGACTTCACGATTCGGGGTGGATACGAAGCCGCGCGCGAACTGCTCGTGGACCCTCCCAACCGGCCGACCGCGATCTTCGCTGCCTCAGACGAGATGGCGATCGGTTCGATCCTCGCGGCCCGCGACCTAGGACTCTCGGTGCCGCGTGACGTATCGGTGATCGGCATCGACGGCCACGAGCACTCCGAGTTCTTCGGCCTGACGACCATGGCCCAGTTTCCGCGCCGTCAGGGCGAGCAGGCCGTCGAGATGCTGATGGACCGCCTTCACCCCGGCCGACGGGACCCGCTGCCCACGAACATCCCGTTGCCCGTCGAGCTCATCGTGCGAACGTCGACGGCGCCACCAGCTGGTTGA
- a CDS encoding lytic transglycosylase domain-containing protein has product MNSDSRSGKPRGSGKPRGSGAPSGSGKSSGGGTAKRRGAAGSQKPRGRRAGGRTQSSRRKHGIHRRGWLIAASVSGSVVVLLVFGVAAAGPLGDAVRQAVTEAQAGQGDRQTVVVPPASIAVAQLGSTPGALPGVAGRVDQAWATRVATDTNISLRAIQAYTGVAVAKQQEDPGCHLGWNTLAAIGSVESGNGTYADSSVGADGAVSPPIYGIALDGNGVTAIADTDGGSIDGDATFDRAVGPMQLIPEAWRNWGTDANGDGVADPQNIDDAVLATANYLCHAGGDLGTEAGWKKGVAAYNDATSYALKVSQAANRFAAAAG; this is encoded by the coding sequence GTGAACTCCGACAGCCGCTCCGGGAAGCCCAGAGGGTCCGGTAAGCCCAGAGGTTCTGGGGCGCCGAGCGGTTCCGGGAAGTCCAGCGGCGGCGGCACAGCGAAACGCCGCGGCGCAGCTGGGTCGCAGAAGCCGCGCGGCAGGCGGGCAGGGGGACGCACGCAGTCGAGCCGACGGAAGCATGGCATCCATCGCCGTGGGTGGCTGATCGCCGCCTCGGTTTCGGGTTCTGTCGTCGTGTTGCTCGTGTTCGGAGTGGCTGCGGCGGGCCCTCTGGGCGACGCTGTACGCCAGGCTGTGACTGAGGCCCAGGCGGGTCAGGGTGACCGGCAGACCGTCGTCGTACCCCCGGCGTCGATCGCGGTGGCCCAGCTGGGCAGCACTCCGGGTGCGCTGCCGGGTGTTGCGGGGCGCGTCGACCAAGCGTGGGCTACGCGCGTCGCGACGGACACGAACATCTCCTTGCGGGCCATCCAGGCGTATACGGGCGTCGCGGTGGCCAAACAGCAGGAGGACCCGGGGTGTCACCTCGGCTGGAATACGCTCGCCGCGATCGGTTCGGTCGAGTCGGGCAACGGAACCTACGCAGACAGCTCGGTCGGGGCTGACGGCGCTGTCAGCCCACCCATCTACGGCATCGCGCTCGATGGCAACGGGGTGACCGCCATCGCCGACACCGATGGCGGGTCGATCGACGGCGACGCGACGTTCGACCGGGCCGTCGGGCCGATGCAACTGATTCCCGAGGCGTGGCGCAACTGGGGTACCGACGCGAACGGCGACGGCGTGGCCGACCCGCAGAACATCGACGACGCTGTGCTCGCCACGGCCAACTACCTCTGCCACGCCGGGGGCGACCTGGGTACCGAGGCAGGCTGGAAGAAAGGTGTCGCGGCCTATAACGACGCGACCTCCTATGCCCTCAAGGTCTCGCAGGCGGCGAACCGCTTCGCCGCTGCCGCTGGCTGA
- a CDS encoding YajQ family cyclic di-GMP-binding protein produces the protein MADSSFDIVSKVDKMEADNALHQAQKEVEQRYDFKNIGASIDYSGEKVLMKANSEERVKAILEVFEQKLIKRSISLRSLDAGEPFASGKEYRIEASFKDGIEQEAAKKISKLIRDESPKTVKAQIQGDELRVSSKSRDDLQATMAMLKSADLDVAVQFVNFR, from the coding sequence ATGGCAGATTCAAGCTTTGACATCGTGAGCAAGGTCGACAAGATGGAGGCCGACAACGCGCTCCACCAGGCCCAGAAGGAGGTCGAGCAGCGCTACGACTTCAAGAATATCGGCGCCTCGATCGACTACAGCGGCGAAAAGGTTCTGATGAAGGCGAACTCCGAAGAGCGCGTGAAGGCGATCCTCGAGGTGTTCGAGCAGAAGCTCATCAAGCGCAGCATCAGCCTGCGCAGCCTAGACGCTGGCGAGCCCTTCGCCTCGGGCAAGGAGTACCGCATCGAGGCCAGCTTCAAGGACGGGATCGAACAGGAGGCTGCGAAGAAGATCTCAAAGTTGATTCGCGACGAGTCGCCCAAGACTGTGAAGGCGCAGATCCAGGGCGACGAGCTCCGTGTCTCGTCCAAGAGCCGCGACGACCTGCAGGCCACGATGGCGATGCTGAAGTCGGCTGACCTCGATGTCGCGGTGCAGTTCGTCAACTTCCGCTGA